The genomic DNA ATTCTCGAGGATCTCGCAATCCGCGCCCTCGATCCACCAGTCCATAGCCTCCGCGTCGCCCAAGACGAACTTGCGGACGATATTGTAATTCGTGATGCTGGCGCACTCCTGGAACTCTTCCTTGATGATGGCCTCAAGGTCGAGGTGGGGCAGGCCGAAGGTGTCGGTCAGCTTGCCGTTCAAGTAGCAGTACTGGCTGGAGCGCTGCTGCGGCATGGAACCCTTCTCGATGCCGACGACCTTGGCGCCGCCCTCGGACGCCGCACGGAACGCCGCGACGCCCGAGACGCCCAGACCCACGACCGCCACGTCGCAGTCAAGCTCTTCCTCCACCATATCGTCGGTGATCTCAGGAGGATTGGCGGGCCAAGGATAATAGTCTCCCCACGGCGACGGGGCAAGTCCTTCGGCGGCGTCGGCCGCGCTCGCAGCCGTCGCAGCATCGCCCGCCGAGCTTGCCGAAGACGCCTGCGGCGAACATCCCGCCAACGCTGCTCCCGCTCCCAGCGCCGCCACGCCTCCTAGCGTGAGGAACCCGCGACGCGTGAGGCCGTCGGCCAGCTCTTTCTTTTGCTTTTCGTTGTTCATGATCTCCCTCCTTCAGGGTGAATCGAGCAGCGCTCCATGCGCCGCCCTTGCAACGACGCAACCATAGGACGCACGTGGAACAGGGAGAATAACCGCAGTGCGTGAAGCGCATCACCGCGTTGCAGTATTTTTTCGTTTTACCAGATGATCGGACTGAAAAGACATCGAGGCGACCGGCTTTCGGAGAACGCGAGTCCGAAGGACGACTCGGCTGGAGTACAATGGGCAGGAAACATCGGAGAAGCCAAAGGGGGGCTTTCGCATGGCAAACGGCACGTACTTGAACAGGCTAGCCGCCCAACCTCCCATCCGTTTCCGCCCCCGCCTTTTGCTGTTAGCGGCTTTCCTTGCCTCGGCGCCCCTCTATCCGCCCAACTCCTACCTTATGCTGCGTTTCGCACCGAACGTCTCGCCCGCTGGCGACTTTCTTTTCGCCATGCTGCTCTCTTGCTTTGCGACAGCCCTCGCCATCCTGCTCTTCTCGGCGCAACGCCCCAGCTGGCCTGGCTTCGAAACGCGCAAAGGGCGCCCGATCGCCACAGGCTGCGCTTGGACGTACGCCGCAGTCTTGGTGGCGATCTGGATTCTGCTCGCAGCCGGATACCGTAACGTCGTCTTGTTCGCAGCGCTCGGCGTCACGGCCGGGGCATGCATGGCGCCGGTGATCATGCGGTGGGTGCGTCTGTATCTAATGGATTTTCGCAGCGTGATGTTCTACGGTGCCATCGCGTGCGCCAGCTCGTCGGCTGTCGCCTGGATCGTTTCGCTTTTGTCCGACCCGTTCGCGGTAGCCGCGGAAGGCGTTCTCGCCATAACGGGATCGGTTCTCCCCCTGTTGTTCGGAATCGAGAAATGCACGCACGAGACGGATGAGGACGCACAGAGCGTCTCCGGCATCGAAAACGGCGGGGGCGGCTTCACCGGCTCCCCTGACGCGGAAAGCCCGTCGAACACGCTGACAGGGCTTGCATCTTCTCTCAGGACATTCCTATCGATCATATGGGTGCCGCTGCTGGGCTTTCTCGTCTGCTCGTTCATGATGGCCGCTTATTCGTTCGACGCCGACGTGGGAGCGGGACGAAGCGAGTACACGGGCGCCATCGTTGCATCGGCCGTCGTCGTGGCGCTTTGCGCAATGCGGTTGAAAAGCCCGTTCGTTATGCTGATCGACCGCTTGGCTGTTCCGGCGTGCGTCGCGGTGAGCATCGTGCTGGGCAGCTTCCCGACGGGGACGACGCTGTTCGTGGCGGGAGCGATGCTCGTATACGCGCCTCTCGCCCTGCTATCGCTCTTCGCGCTCTCATCGCTGGTCGCCATGGCCGAGGCGGGAGAATTCCCTCTGCCCTTCGTGTTCTCGGCGGCCTTCCTGCTCAGCTGTGCGGCATCGCTTTTGGGCATGACGGTGCAGGCGAACGTGCCGCCGGATGTGAATTTAGGGCCGTACCTGTGGGTCGTGCTTTCCTCATACTTCTGCATCGTGGTGGTGCACCTCGGCTTCGTCGCATGGCAGCAGGCTTGCTCGACGGACGATCCCGACGCTTTGCAGGATGCAGGCATGCGGAACGAAGGTGAAACCGATACGCTGCATGCATTGCAGCACGAACGCATCGTGACGCTAGCGAACGGGTACGCCCTCACGAAGCGCGAACGCGAGATACTGCAGTACCTGAGCCTGGGATACGGGTCGGTATACATCTCCAAAACGCTGTTCATCTCCGACAACACCGCGCGCACCCACATCCGCAATATTTACCGCAAACTGGACGTCAGCTCGCGAGAAGAGCTGCTGTCGCTGGTCAACGGCATGAAATGACAGCCCGCGCCTCGCACCCCTACGCGGCTCTGTACAGCTGATGGTTTGACGCGGGTTCGCCCGCTATCGTGGTATGCTGTTACATTAGTGCAAGAGCAGAACGGTTCGAAGAAGAAGAGGGATTCCATGCGCATCGGGTTCGACAACGACAAGTACATCGCGCTTCAGGCCGAGCATATCCGCAACCGCATCAATCAGTTCGGCGGCAAGCTCTATCTGGAATTCGGCGGAAAGCTGTTCGACGACTACCATGCCGCGCGCGTGCTGCCCGGGTTCGAGCCCGACTCCAAGATCCGCATGCTCAAGAGCCTGGCCGACGAGGTGGAGATCATCATCGCCATCAACGCCAACGACATCGAGAAGAGCAAGGTCCGCGGAGACTTGGGCATCACCTACGACGAGGACGTGCTGCGCCTCATGGACATCTTCCGCTCCATGGGCTTCGCCACCAGCGGTGTGGTGATCACCCACTACGCGAACCAACCCTCGGCCGGCGCGTTCCGCCGCCGCCTGGAAAGCCTGGGCATCAAAAGCTACCTGCACTACCCTATCGCCGGCTATCCGTACGACATCGACCGCATCGTCAGCGAAGAGGGCTACGGCAAGAACGAATACGTGGAAACGACGCGCCCCCTCGTGGTGGTGACGGCGCCCGGCCCCGGCTCGGGCAAGATGGCCACGTGCCTGTCGCAGCTGTACCACGAGCATGAGCGCGGCATCGCGGCCGGCTACGCCAAGTACGAGACGTTCCCCGTGTGGAACCTGCCGCTGAAGCACCCGGTGAACATCGCCTACGAGGCGGCCACGGTGGACCTCGACGACGCGAACACCATCGATCCCTTCCATCTGGAAGCCTACGGCATCACCACGGTCAACTACAACCGCGACGTGGAGATATTCCCCGTGCTGAAGGCCATGATGGAGCGTATCTCGGGCACCAGCCCGTACCAGTCGCCCACCGACATGGGCGTGAACATGGCCGGCAACGCCATCGTGGACGACGAGGCCGTGCGCGACGCCGCGAAGATGGAGATCGTGCGCCGCTACTTCCAAACCGCGGTGGAAGTGAAGCGCTCGGGCGTGGGCCAGGAGCGCATGGAACGCCTGGAGCTGCTGATGAACCAGGCAGGCGTGAACGCGAGCTTGTCTCCCGCGCGCTCGGCGGCGCTGCTGAAGGAGGAGACCACCGGCGGCCCGGCTGGAGCGATGGTACTGCCCGACGGCTCGGTGGTGACGGGCAAGACGTCGTCGCTGCTGGGCGCGGCATCGTCGCTGCTGATGAACGCGCTCAAGGGCCTGGCCGGCGTGGACGACGACATCGACGTGATCAGCGACGAGGCCATCACGCCCATCTGCCGCCTGAAAACCGAGCAGCTGAACAGCCGCAACCCCCGCCTACACTCCGATGAGACGCTCATCGCGCTGTCCATCAGCTCGGCCACCGATCCGCTGGCGAAGAAGCTGATCGACCACGTGAAC from Eggerthella lenta DSM 2243 includes the following:
- a CDS encoding helix-turn-helix transcriptional regulator, translated to MFYGAIACASSSAVAWIVSLLSDPFAVAAEGVLAITGSVLPLLFGIEKCTHETDEDAQSVSGIENGGGGFTGSPDAESPSNTLTGLASSLRTFLSIIWVPLLGFLVCSFMMAAYSFDADVGAGRSEYTGAIVASAVVVALCAMRLKSPFVMLIDRLAVPACVAVSIVLGSFPTGTTLFVAGAMLVYAPLALLSLFALSSLVAMAEAGEFPLPFVFSAAFLLSCAASLLGMTVQANVPPDVNLGPYLWVVLSSYFCIVVVHLGFVAWQQACSTDDPDALQDAGMRNEGETDTLHALQHERIVTLANGYALTKREREILQYLSLGYGSVYISKTLFISDNTARTHIRNIYRKLDVSSREELLSLVNGMK
- a CDS encoding DUF1846 domain-containing protein, which produces MRIGFDNDKYIALQAEHIRNRINQFGGKLYLEFGGKLFDDYHAARVLPGFEPDSKIRMLKSLADEVEIIIAINANDIEKSKVRGDLGITYDEDVLRLMDIFRSMGFATSGVVITHYANQPSAGAFRRRLESLGIKSYLHYPIAGYPYDIDRIVSEEGYGKNEYVETTRPLVVVTAPGPGSGKMATCLSQLYHEHERGIAAGYAKYETFPVWNLPLKHPVNIAYEAATVDLDDANTIDPFHLEAYGITTVNYNRDVEIFPVLKAMMERISGTSPYQSPTDMGVNMAGNAIVDDEAVRDAAKMEIVRRYFQTAVEVKRSGVGQERMERLELLMNQAGVNASLSPARSAALLKEETTGGPAGAMVLPDGSVVTGKTSSLLGAASSLLMNALKGLAGVDDDIDVISDEAITPICRLKTEQLNSRNPRLHSDETLIALSISSATDPLAKKLIDHVNDLYGCDAFFSVILSATDEKLYRTLGINVCCEPKYEQHRYYHK